The DNA window TGCGGATGAAAGGCGTCCTGGACACGGAGGAACTATGGGCCGAGGAACGCGGTGCGATAGAGCAGGAGGTGGCGCAAGACCTCTCGAATCCGGAATACGTTTTTTACACCCGGCTCCTTGAGGACTTCTTTGCGGGGACCCCGTACGAACACGACGCCCTGGGCACCCGCTCCTCCTTCGACAAGACCACGGGGCCGATGCTGAAGCGATTTTATGAAAGGTGGTATGCACCGAACAACGCCGTTTTGATCGTATGTGGAGACGTTGACCCGTCCGCTACCCTGGAGAAGATAAAAAGCCTGTTCGGCGACATCCCGGCCAAGACCCTCCCGGCCCGCCCGGAAATTAAACTGAAACCCGTCAAGAAAAGCCTCATACGCATGAAGACGGACCGCCCCTACGGCACTGTCTCCATAGCTTTCAGGATGCCGGGTTATGACAGCCCGGACTATGCGGCCTCCGTGGTGCTTGCGGATGTCCTCTCCAGCGAGCGTGGAGACCTGTACGCGCTGGTCCCCGAAGGCAAGGCGCTCTTTGCCGGGTTCGAGCTTGCTCCCCTCCGCAAATCGGGTCTGGGTTATGCGGTTGCCGCTTTCCCGTCCGGCGCCGACAGCGAAAAACTCCTGGCGGAGGTGCGCGGCGTGCTCCTGGAGACGATAAAGAAGGGCGTTTCTGCGGACCTGGTGTCCGCCGCCAAGCTGCATGAGGTCACCGACGCTGAGTTCGAGAAGAATTCGATATCAGGGCTTGCTGAAACCTGGTCGCAGGCGATTGCGGTGGAGGGAAGAGAGTCTCCGGAGGACGACATAAAAGCCATACAGAAAGTGACGGTTGAGGACGTCAATCGGGTGGCTGCCAGGTACCTGGAGATGGAGCAGTCCGTGGAGGCCATCCTCACTCCCCAGGTCTCCGGCAAGCCTGTTTCGTCCAAGGGATTCGGAGGCAGGGAAGAAATCACGGTCAAACCACCCGTTCACGTAACCCTTCCGGACTGGGCGGCCAAGGCCCTGGGGCGCCTCCCGGTGCCGCGCTCGGCCCTCCATCCGGTTGTGAGCACTTTGCCGAACGGCCTGCGCCTTATCGTGCAGCCCACATCCATAAGCAACACGGTAAGCGTATACGGGCGCATAAAGAATAACCCCAAGATGCAGACGCCCAAAGGGCGTGAGGGGGTGGATTCGCTCCTGGGCCAACTGTTTTCGTATGGCAGCACCTCGCTGGGCAGGATAGCATTTCAGAAGGCCTTGGACGATATCGGGGCAAAGGAGTCGGCGGGCACCGATTTTTCCCTGAAGGTGTTGCCACATCATTTCGAGCGCGGCGTGCAGCTCCTTGCC is part of the Nitrospirota bacterium genome and encodes:
- a CDS encoding pitrilysin family protein — its product is MKRAVSLFFVLAIFAAMAFPRPAQAREVVRAKLSNGLRVVIVRDALAPVATTVVNYLVGSDEAPAGFPGMAHAQEHMMFRGSPGLSEDQLARISADLGGNFDADTQQNVTRYFFTVPASDVDVALHVEAMRMKGVLDTEELWAEERGAIEQEVAQDLSNPEYVFYTRLLEDFFAGTPYEHDALGTRSSFDKTTGPMLKRFYERWYAPNNAVLIVCGDVDPSATLEKIKSLFGDIPAKTLPARPEIKLKPVKKSLIRMKTDRPYGTVSIAFRMPGYDSPDYAASVVLADVLSSERGDLYALVPEGKALFAGFELAPLRKSGLGYAVAAFPSGADSEKLLAEVRGVLLETIKKGVSADLVSAAKLHEVTDAEFEKNSISGLAETWSQAIAVEGRESPEDDIKAIQKVTVEDVNRVAARYLEMEQSVEAILTPQVSGKPVSSKGFGGREEITVKPPVHVTLPDWAAKALGRLPVPRSALHPVVSTLPNGLRLIVQPTSISNTVSVYGRIKNNPKMQTPKGREGVDSLLGQLFSYGSTSLGRIAFQKALDDIGAKESAGTDFSLKVLPHHFERGVQLLAENELNPALPPNAFTILRTQTAASLKGEVQSPRFLASHALKEGLFPKTDPSVRHATPASVSALTLEDVKDYYSRVFRPDMTTIVVAGKVTPAEARKVVEKYFGGWTAKGPKPETDFPPVPDNKPSHVTVPDASRVQDEVVMAQTLRLKRTDPDYYALNLGNNVLGGAFYATKLYQDLRERTGLVYFVDSQLEAGQKRSVYVVVFACDPDKVSRASAIVLRDLGQMRKGGIPDDQLEQAKALLLRRIPLSESSIDQIAEGFLYRVTQNLPLDEPLRAARKYKKLTAADIQRASSKWIRPDDMVQVIRGPAPQ